The genomic DNA TCCAGAAAGATCAGGCGCAAGACTACGCTAAACGCAAGTGCATGAAGCTGAACGACGCCGAACGCTGGCTGGCGCCGGTGCTCGCCTACGATACTTGAGGTGGATAAAGCGTCCCTGATTAAAGGTTAGGGGGGTTCCCCAGGTGGATATCGACGGGCTTTTTTCCATCCTCGTCGATCTCCGCGAGCGCACGGAACAGGCGTTCGTTTGCTTCTCTAAGCCGACGGCTGAGTTCCCTGGCGAGATTCATCTGAATCAAGGTGAACTGCGCCATATCCTCGTTATAGACCTCGAAAAGCGTGGCCGCTGTCAGTTCGATCGCGAGACAGTCTTCCTCCGCCTGCGCGGAGGCACTGCGTGGAAAGAGATCGATCAGCGCCATCTCGCCAAAGCAGTCGCCTTTACCCAAACAGCCCAGGGTAACGCTGCGATGCTTCCAGGTCTTGAAGATGGCGACTTTACCTTCCTTCAACACGAACATAGAGCGCGCCTGGTCGTCCTCTCGAAAAAAGAAACCGCCCGCGGGGATAGGAATAACGGGCGCCAGCCGCAGTAGTAAGTTCAATATATCTTCGCGTACGCCGCCGAATACCGGCATGTCCTGCAACAATTTAAGCTTGCGCATGCCGGCCGACACTCACGTCACGGTAACCGCGGTTGCCACGCCTTCACCTGCGCCCGCTTACCAGGCACGCGGCAGTGGCCGGGCGATGGTAAATTTGCGGTCCTTGATTTCGACGTATCCGCCGGTCGTCAGGTCTTTCATGATGTGGCTTACCATCTCGCGCGATGCGCCTACCATGCTGGCAATATCCTGATGCGTAAACCGCTCGGCGATTGTCAGCCGACCCTCCCTCTCCTCAGCCAGATTCATCAAGGTGCGCGCTACGCGGCCATAGACATCGTTTAATGCGAGGTTCTTGACCAACTCGGTGAGGACGCGCACGCGCTGCGCTAGATCGCGAATGAGTCTGAAAGCCACCGCCGGATTCTGCTGAATGCACGCGCTGAAGGCCGCGCGTGAAACACACGCGAGCCGGACGGGTTCCAGGGTCATGACGGATGCGGATCGCTGGCCGGCGTCGAGCAGCGCCAGTTCGCCGAAATACTCGCCGGGTCCCTGTACGTTCAGGATGATTTCCTTGCCCGCGGCTTCGCTGGCATAGATTTTTACCCGCCCCTCCATGATCACGTAAAGACTGTCTGTTTCGCTGCCCTCGGTCACTATCACGGCGCGTCGGGGATAGGTGCGGTTCACACCACATCGGGCGATGAACTGAATATCCTCGGGCGAGGGTCCTGCGGGTGTCAAAACGTCGGCATTCATGCGGAAGCCTCGGGCCTGGGCAGGGCATAGATCGGGTCGAAATGCGTTGCGATTGTCGGCGCATATGTCTATCGGTGCAAGGCGGTTAGCGGAGCGGGAGCGTCTCGCTCGCTTTTGTGCGCCCTCGTCTTCGAAGAAAGCGCGCGAGTGCGACGCGCCCAACAATGCCGCGCACGAAAAGGTTTTTCAACAGCCCCTCAATATGCTTTCCAGGCGCGCAGGAACTTCGGCACGCCGCAGTGGTGTTCTGTCGCCGATTCTGTTATCCGTATCACCGTCTCCGAATCGAGGGAGCGATCAGGCGGCAGTACCGGCTGAGTCTCGGCGACTCCGATCCCAATGTTGTGCCAAATATAACCGGCCATGACATTCACACTGCCAAGGCATGCGGTAAACAAGCGACTCGTCAAATCGCTGGTGCTGGGAAGCTTCATGGGTCTGCTCGGGCTCGTGTGCTCCGCCCTGCCGCTGATCGAGCGCCTGGAGCTTGACTTGGGTCTGGCCACGCTGTTTCACCTGCGCGGCGCGCGGGCGCCCCCCGATGAGGTCGTAATCGTCAGCATCAGCGGTGCGTCTTCACGAATACTTGGTTTGCCCAACGAACCCGAAGCCTGGCCGCGCTCGCTGCACGGGCGCCTGGTCAGGAATCTCACGGACAAAGGCGCGCGCATGATCGCATTCGACCTTATCTTCGACCAACCTGGCCGTGGGCGAGAAGATCGTGCTTTCGCCCAGGCTATGCGAGCAGCCGATAACGTGGTGCTGTTTGAGTACCTGCGCCTGAGCAAGCAGCAGCTTGTCGGCGCCGATGGCGACACGCCCATATCGCTCGTAAGCTCGGACATAAGCATCGAGCAAAGGATTCCTCCCATTCCGACGTTTGCGCGCGCCGCGGCGGCGGTCGCTCCCTTTCCGCTTCCGGAGGTACGCGCCAAGGTGAGCCAGGTATGGTTGTTTAAGCCGGGCGCGGGGGATGCCGCAACGCTGCCGGTGGTGGCGTTACTGGAATATGCACGTTCGCATTATCGAGCTTTCGTTGCGGCTATAACCAAGACCTGGCGCGCGCTGGAGCCGGGGGCAGAGCTTCCGCTGCTGCCAGGCGGCAATGATGGAGCAACGATTCAGGCGTCGGCGCTACGCGCGTTGTTACGCGCTCATCCCAGGCTTGTCTTGGCGTTGCGTGAGCGGCTTGTCGCGCGCGAACATGGCATGGACACGCAAGCCCGCCGCGTCATGCTCGCGTTGTTGCACGCGCACCTCCGGGGCGATTCCCGCTTCATCGACTTTTACGGTCCGCCGCACAGCGTCACCACGGTGCCGTACTACGAAGCATTGAAGCCCTGTACTGTCCACACTATGAGCGGCAGACCAATCGACCTGCGCAATAAAGCGGTCTTCGTGGGTTTTGCCGAGCAATCGTATCCGGAACAGCGAGACGACTTCTACACAGTTTTTTCGCGGACGGATGGGCTGGACTTAAGCGGCGTGGAGATCGCCGCCACGAGCTTCGCCAACCTGCTGGATAACCGCGGCGTGCGCCCGCTTGAGGCGCCGTGGTGGGCGCTGTCAATCCTGTGCAGGGGCCTCGGTGTCGGCATGCTATTGTTCTGGTTGCCCGGCAGCGCTGCGGTCGGCGGCGCCGGATTTCTGGCCGTAACCATGGCAGGAACGGCGTACGCTCTATTCAGCACTTACGGCATCTGGCTGCAGTTGCTGGTGCCATTGGCCGTACAACTTCCAGCGGCGATGGCCGGGGCATTGCTGTGGCAACGTCTGGATAGCCGCCGCGAGAGCCGGCGTCTGCACCGCACGCTGGGATTATATTTGCCCAGGGGCGCGACCGAAGCGCTCGCCCGGCACGCTGGCGATGTGGCCAGTCTCGGCGGCCGATCGCTCCAAGGTGTGTGTATGGCGACCGATGCCGCGCGCTACACCCGGCTCTCCGAGAGCATGCAACCGGATGCGCTGCGCGCGCTGTTGAATCAATACTTCGACGTATTGTTTGCGCCCGTACGCCGGCACGGCGGGGACGTATCCGATGTCGTTGGCGACGCGATGCTGGCGATCTGGAGTCGTGGTCCGGCACCGGCGCTGCGCGAGGCCGCTTGCCGCGCCGCCCTGGAAATCATAGCCGCGCTGGACGACTTCAATCGCACCAACGGCGAGGCCCGTTTACCGACGCGCATCGGCCTGCATTGCGGCCCGATTCAGCTCGGCAATGTCGGCGCTGTGGATCACTTCGAGTATCGCGCCGTGGGCGACGTCGTCAACGCGGCGTCCCGCATCGAAGGCTTAAGCAAACATCTGGGCACCCGCATTCTGGTCTCAGCCGCGATGGTGGAGGACCTGCCCGGATTCATCACGCGCGAGTTGGGTGAATTTCGGCTGGCCGGCAAGACACAATCATTGGTCATCTATGAGTTGCTGGCGACGACCGGCCAGGAAGCTGACCGATACCGCGGGTTGCGGGAGGCGTTTGCGCGTGGCTTGCACGCATTCCGCGCTCGCGATTGGCTTGCAGCCATAGCCGCCTTCAACGCTTGCCTGGAACACACCGCCGACGATGGACCCGCGCGATATTATCTTGAGCTTTGCCAACGTTACCAGCGCAAGCCGCGACCGGCCAACTGGCACGGTGTGGTGTCCATGCGCCGCAAGTAAACAGCTTTCGGCCCGCGATCATCACCGCAATCTCCTGCGATCGTCGTTCTCGCCTGCTGCACGTACATATCGATCAAACGCGGAGAACGCGTACCGCGGGGTACAACGGGCAATGCCTTTCATGACGGATGCCATCGCCGTCCTGTCGGACGACCTGGACGCCATCTGGACTTTGGCGATGGTTGTTAATTAGGCGGCGCGTAGATGGTAGAGCGCAGCGACCATCGATGGCCCTTGGTCTGCCGACGGGGGTCGCTCACGCGCCTCTACCCATTGCGTTGCTCGGGTTATTTTTCACGCCGAGACCGTGCATTCTTCACTGCGCTCACACGGTGCGATCCCGATACTGCGCCTACAGTAAAAGCTGTGGAGCGAGCCCACTAGCCGCGCTTGCATTTCTAACCTTAAATACGTCGTGATCGTCGATACGGACAGGAGTTTTTTATGAATTCGTGGCAGTTCTGGCTTCGTGTCTCTCTGTATTGGTGGCAGGTTGCCGCGCCGCGCGCAGGCCAAGTCGCGGACGATAAGCGAGAAGAGTCTGTCATGCGACCACAGGCTAACGTCATCCGAGTGGACTTCAGACACGCGCGTCGATGCTCGCGTACGTTGCGCGCCGCTCGCTAACGGAAAAAACTCAGTGCTTTTCGCATACAGCGTTATGGCTGCTATACTTTTAGAACGAATCAAATTCGCTCTTGGCAGTAGTGAGATGGGGCACGCGCGGATGGGGGCTGATGCGTGTACGGATGGCGACAAGCCGGCACATCCCTGTAGAAAATTAGCAGTCGCCGCGCGCGTAGCTCGGCACCGCAGGCATCATCTCCTCATGCGTCTCGCCTGCGCGCAAACATTCGCATGGTTAGCGATCGCGCCGGGACCGGTGATGGCCCAGTGCATAACGTCAGTCGCGGAAGCCGTCTCCGTGCAGGGCACGGTGGAGGTGTGGCGCGCGGATCAATCCTTCTGGGAGCGCTTGACGCGCGGAGACAGTCTCTGCGCGGGCGACAGAGTCCGCGCGGACTCACACGCTCGCGCCGGTATCCTGCTGGGTGGCCACACCTTGATGCGCCTGGACCAGCGAACGACCCTCACTTTCCCTGCGGCACCCACGCAGCGCACCTGGCTGGAACTCCTTAAAGGGGCACTCCATTTCATCAGTCGCACGCCGCAGCGCCTGGAGGTGGAAACCCCATTCGTCAATGCCGCGATCGAAGGCACTGAGTTCGCGCTGCGGGTGCAGGATGCCCGCACGTCGGTGTGGGTCTATGAAGGCCGCGTAGTCGCCGAGAATACGGGTGGTGTACTCGCGCTCGAGACGGGCGACGCCGCGGTCGCGACCCGAGGCGCCCCGCCCCGCCCGCAGGTGGTGCTGGATCCGCGCGAGGCGGTTAAGTGGGCGCTTTATTATCCGCCGCTGCTCGATCTGCGAACACTTGATGCCGGCCACGCGCGCGGCACGCTTGCGCAGTCCGTCGAGCGTTATCGCACAGGCGACGTGCGTGGTGGGCTGATGGTGCTTAAGCGCGTGCCGAACATTGCACGCGATGCGCGCTGGTTCAACATCCAGACTGCCTTGCTGCTCAGCGTTGGCCGCGTCGAGGCGGCACAAACGGCAATAGCGAACGCGCGCGAACGCGATCCACAAAGTGCCGCGCCGCTCGCCTACGAAGCCATCATCGGATTGACACAAAACCGCAATGAGGCGGCGCGCGATCTCGCCCGGCAGGCCGTGGCGCTGGCGCCTGCATCGCCCATTGCGCACGCGGCGCTGTCTTATGCGCGGCAAGCGTCGTTTGATCTTGAAGGTGCGCTCGCCAGCGCCCGGCGCGCCATCGAGCTCGCCCCCAACGACGCGCTGGCATGGGCCAGACTTTCCGAGCTGGAGCTGGCGCGCGGCTACTCCGATGCCGCGGTTCGCGCCGCGGAAAAAGCGCGGGCTCCCGATCCGGCCGTGGCGCGCACGCAATCGGTGCTGGGCTTTGTAAATCTAGCGCGCATCGATACTGACCAGGCAACCCACGCTTTTAACACTGCCATCGGGCGCGATGAAGCCGACCCACTACCTCGCCTAGGCCTGGGTCTCGCCAAGATACGCGAAGGCGATCTTGACGGCGGCCGCCGCGATATCGAGATCGCCGCGAGTCTCGATCCAAGTCAATCGATTGCGCGCAGCTATCTGGGCAAGGCCTATTTTGAGGAGAAACGCAGCGCGCTTGCCGCCGAGCAGTACACCATGGCCAAGGAACTGGATCCGAACGATCCCACGCCCTGGTTCTACGACGCGATCCTGAAGCAAACCGAAAATCGTCCGATCGAGGCGCTGCAGGACATCCAGCGCTCTATTGAATTAAACGACAACCGGGCCGTGTACCGCTCGCGTCTCTTGCTAGATGAAGACCTCGCCGCGCGTAGCGCCAGTCAGGCGCGCATCTATAGGGACTTGGGCTTCGAGCAACTCGCGCTGGTGGAGGGATGGAAATCCGTCAATACCGATCCATCGAACTATGGCGCGCATCGCCTGCTGGCCGACTCGTATTCCACCTTGCCGCGTCATGAAATTGCGCGCGTCAGTGAGCTGTTGCAGTCTCAGCTCTTGCAACCACTCAACATCACACCCTTACAGCCGCAACTTGCGGAAAGTGACCTGTTGATACTGGAGGGCGCAGGTCCGTCGGAGCCCTCTTTTAATGAGTTCAATCCACTCTTTACCCGTGATCGGTTAGGCCTGCAGGTGTCCGGCATCGGCGGCAGCAACGAGACCTTAGGCGAGGAAGTTACCCACTACGGTCTGTGGGGCCCGTTTTCGTACAGCCTCGGCCAGTTCCACTTCGAAACCGACGGATTCAGGGAGAACAACGACCTAGAACACGATATCTATAACGCTTTCGTTCAAGCATCAATTTCTCCGCAGACAAGTGTGCAGGTGGAGTTCAGACAGGAGGAAACCGAGAGTGGCGACCTTCGATTGCGTTTCGATCGAGATGCGTTCGACAACCAGCGAAGTAATATTCGAGAGCAATCGTTGCGTCTCGGGCTTCACCATGAACTGAACCTAGGGCATGACATCATCGCTTCACTCGTTGATACCGATCTGGATTCCCGCCTAGCACTCGGGGAGGAGGAGGTTTTTGCGCAGAACCTCGAAGCTGGCGGTGCCGAAGTACGGTATCTGTACCGCAACGAGCGGATGAATCTAGACCTTGGCGGCGGTCGTTTCGATCAAACTGGCGACCGCGCATTTTTTTTCCCGCAAGAAACAGATGTGGGCATCCGGCATACGAACGCCTATGGATATACCGACGTCAATATATCACCGAGTCTAGTTGGAACCTTGGGACTGAGCTTCGATGCTTTCGAGTCTGAGGCGGCCCCTCTGAGCTCCTAGAAAGAAACCGGATTAATCCCAAGTTGGGTCTCATCTGGGATATCTTGCCGTCGACAACCCTGCGGGCGGCGGCGTTCAGCACAGTCAAACGTCCTTTTGCGGCGAGCCAGACAGTAGAGCCTACGCAGGTAGCCGGTTTCAATCAATTCTTTGATGATGTAGACGGCACGAAGACCCGGCGTTATGGCGTCGGTATCGACCACACACTCTCCGCTGACCTATTTGGTGGCATTGAGCTGTCTTGGCGCGACCTGGAAGTTCCTATACTTCAGCTGAATTTTGACGAGCGCACCCTGGCGTTTAATCTGGAGGACGAAGAGGAGCAGCTTCATCGAGCCTATCTTTACTGGACGCCGGCGCCGCGTTGGGCGTTTAGCGCAGAAGCCCAGCGCGAACAATTCGAGCGAACCGATGAGGTCGGGGATACACTTCGTCCAACCGCCCTCACGACGCACCGCATCCCGTTAGTCGCGAACTACTATCACCCGAACGGACTGTTCGCTCGATTTGGCGCCACCTATGTGGATCAAGACGTGGATTCGCTGGCTGGCGGTGAAAGTGAGGGGGAAGAAAATTTCTGGACCGCCGATGCGACGGGTGGTTACCGACTGCCGAATCGCTTGGGTATCGCTGAATTGAGCGTCAGAAATGTCTTCAATGAAGATTTTCGGTTCGAAGATACGAATTTTCAGCTCGGAGAGCCGCGCATTTCGATACTTCAGCCGGAGCGCCAGATCTTTGTTCGGCTTATCGTCTCGTTTTGATTACGCTGGGACGCGTCGTAACGAGCGTTCAAGAGTCCAAGTGCCACTGGGGGCGCTGCTAGTGGCTCGACTACGGTTTGCACTTAAACGAAAGAGGAGCGAGCAGATGAGAAGGTCGACATGGATACTGGTAATCTGTGTTTGGGCGTATGCCTGTGCGGAACCGGCGAACAGCGTTACTTGTAGGAGATGCTATACGATTCCCTATGTTGGGCCAACATGCGCTTGTAGAACGTTCCCGAGCAAAAATACCAGTCGGGCCGTCGGCCCCCAATGGAGACCGCGTACCCCGCCCTGACTCACGCTGGCGTAGCGTGGAATGCTTTAGCGGTTGCGCCAATCGATGCGGGCGTAACGCTCACGATTGCGCCCAACGATGATAATTTTATCGATTGCGATCATTCGCAAGCTGGTTTGTCGGTTCGTTAGCTCGCATAAAGCGGAACGCATAGCGGTTCCGCCTTTTTGGAATTCGCGCTAGGCGCAGACCTTGGCAACATGACCGACAAGTGGGGAGTTATCTAGCTTGCGCAACTGCATTACAGGAGATGCCGAGATGGCTATGTCACGAGACGATCTGGAGCAAGAGTTAGAGCGTTTGCCGCATCAGGAGCGAGTGCGCGTGGCTGCCTGTTGCTTGCGTCGCTGGAGCCTGTTGAAGAGAAAAACGTCATGGAGGCTTGATTAGACGAGGCGGAGCGACGACTCGATGAGCTAGACAGGGGCCAAGTGGAGGTTGTTTCGTTGGACGAAGTACTCGCGGACGCTCGACGCGGATTACGTTGAGCCGCGTTATCCTCCACCTGTCGGCCCGCGCAGAGTTACTGCAGGCCCGTGACTATTAGAATGTGTGGCCGAGGCTTGGCCGCGATTTTCTTGCGGAGCTCTCGTAGGACGAACGCTTTAGCGATTCGGTCCATCGATGGTGATGCAACCCCTCGCGGATCGCACCTTTGGAACGATCGATTTGCTGAGACGATTATTTCCGGCGAGGGACGGAATACCCACCGGCGCCGCTCAAGGCCCGTGTAGCAAGCACGCGGGTCACAGGATATTTACCTCGTCTCGGAAGGTTGTTCTATGTTTCGGCGGAACTGCCGGCCCGGCTCGATCCAAAGCATCGCCCTACAGCCGATCTGGTGATCGAAGTCGTTTCTCCCGGCTAAGCCGTCTACGACCGCAACACAAAGGCCGATACTTACGGAGCGCTAGGCGTGAACGAACTCTGGCTGGTCGATGAAACGCTCAGGCATGTGGAAGTGCGCAATCAAAGCGGTAGCGATTTTGGTGAAGGGCTAACATTCACGAAGCAAGAAACAATCGTCTCTAGGATATTGCCAGATATTGGTTTCGCCGTGACGCTGTTGCGGCGGAAAGCTTGGTAATTCTTCACATCTTGACTGCGCATTTTCTCACTTCGCCGCAAGCACGAGATCTCGACACTGTGCTCACAGGGAAAGGTATGAGGCCGCGCCGGGGCGATGGGAAGGATGCCATAGCTCGCTGATTGATCAAGGACCGCTAGGAAAAGGATCTCCTGCAAGAAAGCGAAAGCGACGATCGCCCCAGCGCGGCCTCCAGGGATGGACAGTGAAGGGATTGGCTTCATGCATTTGGCGATTACGAGTCCAGTTGTCTTAAAGGTCGATGAACTATACGGATTGGGCACGATTTCCTGTGACTTTGAATGTTTTCCGAACGTTGATGACTTCGTGAGCGCAAGGGCGGACCAGGTGTTTTATGTAGCCATGGGAACTCTGGCTACGCCTATCCCTGTGCTGGTGACAGGCTGCCGCGTGGGTCATTGATGTCAAACCAAAGCAACCCGTTACCTGGCAACAGGGTAACGTCATGTGCG from Gammaproteobacteria bacterium includes the following:
- a CDS encoding Crp/Fnr family transcriptional regulator, producing MRKLKLLQDMPVFGGVREDILNLLLRLAPVIPIPAGGFFFREDDQARSMFVLKEGKVAIFKTWKHRSVTLGCLGKGDCFGEMALIDLFPRSASAQAEEDCLAIELTAATLFEVYNEDMAQFTLIQMNLARELSRRLREANERLFRALAEIDEDGKKPVDIHLGNPPNL
- a CDS encoding FecR domain-containing protein — its product is MAQCITSVAEAVSVQGTVEVWRADQSFWERLTRGDSLCAGDRVRADSHARAGILLGGHTLMRLDQRTTLTFPAAPTQRTWLELLKGALHFISRTPQRLEVETPFVNAAIEGTEFALRVQDARTSVWVYEGRVVAENTGGVLALETGDAAVATRGAPPRPQVVLDPREAVKWALYYPPLLDLRTLDAGHARGTLAQSVERYRTGDVRGGLMVLKRVPNIARDARWFNIQTALLLSVGRVEAAQTAIANARERDPQSAAPLAYEAIIGLTQNRNEAARDLARQAVALAPASPIAHAALSYARQASFDLEGALASARRAIELAPNDALAWARLSELELARGYSDAAVRAAEKARAPDPAVARTQSVLGFVNLARIDTDQATHAFNTAIGRDEADPLPRLGLGLAKIREGDLDGGRRDIEIAASLDPSQSIARSYLGKAYFEEKRSALAAEQYTMAKELDPNDPTPWFYDAILKQTENRPIEALQDIQRSIELNDNRAVYRSRLLLDEDLAARSASQARIYRDLGFEQLALVEGWKSVNTDPSNYGAHRLLADSYSTLPRHEIARVSELLQSQLLQPLNITPLQPQLAESDLLILEGAGPSEPSFNEFNPLFTRDRLGLQVSGIGGSNETLGEEVTHYGLWGPFSYSLGQFHFETDGFRENNDLEHDIYNAFVQASISPQTSVQVEFRQEETESGDLRLRFDRDAFDNQRSNIREQSLRLGLHHELNLGHDIIASLVDTDLDSRLALGEEEVFAQNLEAGGAEVRYLYRNERMNLDLGGGRFDQTGDRAFFFPQETDVGIRHTNAYGYTDVNISPSLVGTLGLSFDAFESEAAPLSS
- a CDS encoding adenylate/guanylate cyclase domain-containing protein — its product is MTFTLPRHAVNKRLVKSLVLGSFMGLLGLVCSALPLIERLELDLGLATLFHLRGARAPPDEVVIVSISGASSRILGLPNEPEAWPRSLHGRLVRNLTDKGARMIAFDLIFDQPGRGREDRAFAQAMRAADNVVLFEYLRLSKQQLVGADGDTPISLVSSDISIEQRIPPIPTFARAAAAVAPFPLPEVRAKVSQVWLFKPGAGDAATLPVVALLEYARSHYRAFVAAITKTWRALEPGAELPLLPGGNDGATIQASALRALLRAHPRLVLALRERLVAREHGMDTQARRVMLALLHAHLRGDSRFIDFYGPPHSVTTVPYYEALKPCTVHTMSGRPIDLRNKAVFVGFAEQSYPEQRDDFYTVFSRTDGLDLSGVEIAATSFANLLDNRGVRPLEAPWWALSILCRGLGVGMLLFWLPGSAAVGGAGFLAVTMAGTAYALFSTYGIWLQLLVPLAVQLPAAMAGALLWQRLDSRRESRRLHRTLGLYLPRGATEALARHAGDVASLGGRSLQGVCMATDAARYTRLSESMQPDALRALLNQYFDVLFAPVRRHGGDVSDVVGDAMLAIWSRGPAPALREAACRAALEIIAALDDFNRTNGEARLPTRIGLHCGPIQLGNVGAVDHFEYRAVGDVVNAASRIEGLSKHLGTRILVSAAMVEDLPGFITRELGEFRLAGKTQSLVIYELLATTGQEADRYRGLREAFARGLHAFRARDWLAAIAAFNACLEHTADDGPARYYLELCQRYQRKPRPANWHGVVSMRRK
- a CDS encoding TonB-dependent receptor — its product is MGLIWDILPSTTLRAAAFSTVKRPFAASQTVEPTQVAGFNQFFDDVDGTKTRRYGVGIDHTLSADLFGGIELSWRDLEVPILQLNFDERTLAFNLEDEEEQLHRAYLYWTPAPRWAFSAEAQREQFERTDEVGDTLRPTALTTHRIPLVANYYHPNGLFARFGATYVDQDVDSLAGGESEGEENFWTADATGGYRLPNRLGIAELSVRNVFNEDFRFEDTNFQLGEPRISILQPERQIFVRLIVSF
- a CDS encoding Crp/Fnr family transcriptional regulator, which produces MNADVLTPAGPSPEDIQFIARCGVNRTYPRRAVIVTEGSETDSLYVIMEGRVKIYASEAAGKEIILNVQGPGEYFGELALLDAGQRSASVMTLEPVRLACVSRAAFSACIQQNPAVAFRLIRDLAQRVRVLTELVKNLALNDVYGRVARTLMNLAEEREGRLTIAERFTHQDIASMVGASREMVSHIMKDLTTGGYVEIKDRKFTIARPLPRAW